A portion of the Adhaeribacter radiodurans genome contains these proteins:
- the modA gene encoding molybdate ABC transporter substrate-binding protein, whose product MRFLISCFFLLLGFHLAGFAQPLRVAVAANAQFVIKPLQKDFQKKTKLQIEIITGSSGKLTAQIKNGAPYDVFLSADMEYPTNLFKAGFGLSAPKVYALGSLIVCSTSEVAIQNWQQLLLSPSITKIALANPELAPYGRATQEAMRQYGLWDKVHPKLIFGESIAQVNTYITTGAVKLGFTSEALIYENSTKHKFKWARIDPKAYSTIEQGMVVLSHAKKGNYSKAMQFYHYLSSPAAKQILRQNGYRVL is encoded by the coding sequence ATGCGCTTTCTAATTTCCTGCTTTTTCTTGCTTTTAGGTTTCCATCTGGCTGGTTTTGCCCAACCATTACGGGTAGCTGTGGCGGCAAATGCTCAGTTTGTAATAAAACCCTTGCAGAAAGATTTTCAAAAAAAAACCAAGCTTCAAATAGAAATAATTACAGGTTCATCGGGTAAGCTCACCGCTCAAATTAAAAACGGTGCACCCTATGACGTATTTTTATCAGCTGACATGGAATACCCAACTAACCTTTTTAAAGCAGGGTTCGGCTTGAGTGCTCCTAAAGTATATGCCTTGGGTAGTTTAATTGTGTGCAGCACTTCTGAAGTAGCAATACAAAACTGGCAGCAATTGCTCCTCTCCCCTTCTATTACTAAAATTGCGCTGGCTAATCCGGAGCTGGCACCTTACGGGCGGGCAACTCAGGAAGCCATGCGACAGTATGGCTTGTGGGACAAAGTACATCCCAAACTAATTTTCGGCGAAAGTATTGCCCAGGTAAATACGTATATTACTACCGGAGCCGTAAAGTTAGGCTTTACCAGTGAAGCTTTAATTTACGAAAATTCAACTAAACATAAATTTAAATGGGCCCGGATAGATCCGAAAGCATATTCTACGATTGAACAAGGTATGGTGGTACTGAGCCACGCTAAAAAAGGAAATTATAGTAAGGCTATGCAATTTTACCATTATCTTTCGAGCCCGGCTGCTAAACAAATACTCCGGCAAAACGGATACCGGGTGCTGTAA
- a CDS encoding heavy metal-binding domain-containing protein, with product MKVILFNICFVLIGLTAFTACNNGGSTQNTTEQTTVKADSSQQTGSDLAAAEYSCPMHPEVTSNEPGKCSKCGMNLEKVAAADHEHTDGDQH from the coding sequence ATGAAAGTAATTCTTTTTAATATCTGCTTTGTCCTGATTGGATTAACTGCTTTTACCGCCTGTAACAACGGTGGCTCTACTCAAAATACCACGGAACAAACTACTGTAAAGGCTGACTCCAGTCAGCAAACTGGTTCCGATTTAGCGGCGGCGGAGTATTCCTGCCCTATGCACCCCGAAGTTACCAGCAACGAACCCGGTAAATGCTCCAAGTGCGGCATGAACCTCGAAAAAGTAGCCGCCGCCGACCACGAGCACACGGACGGAGATCAGCACTAA
- a CDS encoding efflux RND transporter permease subunit, giving the protein MIGSLISFSLRNRLVVLLLATGLFGWGVYSISINKVDAIPDLSENQVIVFTEWMGRSPQIIEDQVTYPLVTNLQGMPQVKYVRGVSMFGMSFIYIIFDDKTDVYWARERVLERLNYANRLLPEGAVPTLGPDGTGVGHILWYTLDAPGMDLGEQRAIQDWYVKFSLQNVAGVSEIASFGGFQKQYQITLDPNKLTYFNLSVPQVIGAVRANNNESGGRKFELSDIGYIIKTTGYLQSTEQIEDIPVVTTNTIPVRVKDVATVQMTGESRLGIFDLNGEGEAVGGIVVMRYGENAAEVIANVKAKMKEVAVGLPKGVKFNIVYDRSGLIKESVDSVKATLIEEMLVASVLVFIFLFHWRSALIIIIQLPLSVAIGFILLNAFDISSNIMSLTGIALAIGVIVDDAIVMVENAYRHLADAQSREDAFNKENYG; this is encoded by the coding sequence ATGATTGGTAGTTTAATTTCTTTTTCTCTCCGCAACCGGCTGGTGGTTTTGCTGCTGGCAACTGGGTTATTTGGTTGGGGCGTATATTCCATTAGCATAAACAAAGTGGATGCTATTCCGGATTTATCTGAAAACCAGGTAATTGTTTTTACCGAGTGGATGGGCCGGAGCCCCCAGATTATCGAAGACCAGGTTACCTATCCCTTGGTTACAAACCTCCAGGGAATGCCTCAGGTAAAGTATGTACGCGGGGTTTCTATGTTTGGGATGAGTTTTATCTACATCATTTTTGACGATAAAACGGATGTGTACTGGGCGCGGGAACGAGTGCTGGAGCGCCTCAACTACGCTAACCGCTTACTGCCCGAAGGCGCCGTTCCTACCTTAGGACCGGATGGAACCGGAGTGGGCCATATTCTTTGGTACACCTTAGATGCCCCCGGTATGGATTTAGGCGAACAGCGAGCCATTCAGGATTGGTACGTGAAATTCTCGTTGCAAAATGTTGCGGGAGTCAGCGAAATTGCTTCGTTCGGTGGCTTCCAGAAACAATACCAGATCACCTTAGACCCTAACAAATTAACTTATTTTAATCTATCAGTACCACAGGTAATTGGCGCGGTGCGGGCGAACAACAACGAGAGCGGGGGGCGCAAGTTCGAACTAAGTGATATTGGGTATATTATTAAAACTACCGGTTACCTGCAATCCACGGAGCAAATCGAAGATATTCCGGTGGTAACCACCAATACTATTCCGGTACGGGTAAAAGATGTTGCTACTGTGCAAATGACCGGTGAATCCCGATTGGGAATTTTTGATCTGAACGGAGAGGGCGAAGCGGTGGGGGGAATTGTAGTAATGCGCTACGGTGAAAACGCCGCTGAAGTAATTGCCAACGTAAAGGCCAAAATGAAAGAGGTTGCCGTTGGTTTACCTAAAGGGGTAAAATTTAATATTGTTTACGACCGCAGCGGTTTAATTAAAGAATCGGTAGACTCGGTAAAAGCCACTTTGATAGAAGAAATGCTGGTGGCTTCTGTTTTAGTTTTTATTTTTCTCTTTCACTGGCGCAGTGCCCTTATCATTATTATTCAACTCCCGCTCTCGGTTGCCATTGGATTTATTTTATTAAATGCCTTTGATATTTCTTCTAACATAATGTCGCTTACCGGAATTGCTCTGGCCATTGGGGTGATTGTAGATGATGCTATAGTAATGGTAGAGAATGCGTACCGGCATTTAGCAGATGCGCAAAGTAGGGAAGATGCTTTTAACAAAGAAAATTATGGATAA
- a CDS encoding efflux RND transporter permease subunit produces MDNKKRLAIIEKASKQVGPSVFWSTIITIASFLPVFLLSGQEGRLFSPLAWTKTFILLVDAFIAITVTPVLLSLFLKGKFKPENTNPINRGLERVYGPILRWCLEWRKTTIGINIIALLIAIPMILRLGSEFMPPLDESSILFMPITLPDISNSEAKRILQVQDKIIKSVPEVAQVLGKAGRASTATDNSPISMIETIIQLKPETEWREGMTKAKIIAELDQKLQIPGVINGWTQPIINRINMLATGIRTDVGVKVYGQSLDSIALVSERVRNALQKIPGVKDLYIEPVTGGKYLEIQTKREELGRYGLSVNDVNAVVESALGGTPIGNTVEGRQRFSINVRLAQEYRNSLDRIRRIPIQSVSLGSVPLSAVAEVKFVEGPPMIASENAQLRGAVLFNVRDRDLGSTVQESIQKINQEVTRIPTGYHLEWSGQWENQIRANQTLKIIIPLVLIIIFLILYFSFKSLKEALLNLITIPFAMIGGVFIVYFYGINLSVAVAVGFIALFGLAVETAMVMVVYLNEAMNQLVAEKGNSSQTITKQDIREYVFRGAAKRLRPKIMTVSVSLFGLIPVLWATGVGTDVMLPIVLPLIGGVFTSSIHILLVTPVVFEMTKEYELRKHGKIEIYDVKH; encoded by the coding sequence ATGGATAATAAGAAACGCTTAGCAATCATCGAAAAAGCTTCGAAGCAAGTTGGGCCTAGCGTGTTTTGGAGTACCATTATCACCATTGCTTCTTTTTTACCGGTGTTTTTATTATCTGGACAGGAAGGCCGTTTGTTTAGCCCGTTGGCCTGGACTAAAACCTTTATATTACTTGTAGATGCATTTATAGCCATAACCGTTACCCCCGTGCTACTTTCCCTTTTTCTGAAAGGTAAGTTTAAACCCGAAAACACCAATCCTATTAATCGCGGCTTGGAAAGGGTATACGGGCCTATTTTGCGCTGGTGTTTGGAGTGGCGTAAAACAACTATTGGCATTAACATTATTGCCTTGCTTATTGCCATTCCGATGATATTACGGTTAGGTTCGGAGTTTATGCCGCCTCTGGACGAAAGCTCCATTTTATTTATGCCCATCACACTGCCGGATATTTCTAACTCCGAGGCCAAGCGCATTTTACAAGTGCAGGATAAAATTATTAAATCGGTGCCGGAAGTAGCGCAGGTTTTAGGTAAAGCGGGCCGGGCGAGTACCGCTACGGATAATTCGCCTATCAGCATGATTGAAACCATTATTCAATTAAAGCCCGAAACGGAATGGCGGGAAGGCATGACCAAAGCTAAAATTATAGCCGAACTCGACCAAAAGCTGCAAATTCCTGGGGTGATAAACGGCTGGACACAACCTATTATTAACCGGATTAATATGTTGGCTACCGGTATTCGTACGGATGTAGGAGTGAAAGTATATGGGCAAAGTCTCGATTCCATTGCTTTGGTTTCGGAAAGAGTAAGAAACGCACTTCAGAAAATTCCGGGGGTGAAGGATTTATACATTGAGCCGGTTACCGGTGGTAAATATTTAGAAATTCAGACAAAACGGGAAGAACTGGGCCGGTACGGATTGTCGGTGAATGATGTAAATGCGGTTGTCGAATCTGCTTTGGGTGGCACACCCATTGGGAATACCGTAGAAGGGCGCCAGCGATTTTCTATTAACGTAAGATTAGCCCAGGAATACCGCAATAGTCTAGACCGCATCCGACGCATTCCTATCCAATCCGTTTCTTTGGGTTCCGTACCCTTATCGGCAGTGGCAGAAGTAAAATTCGTGGAAGGGCCGCCCATGATTGCGTCTGAAAATGCCCAGTTACGTGGAGCCGTGCTTTTTAATGTGCGCGACCGGGATTTGGGAAGTACCGTACAGGAGTCTATTCAGAAAATAAACCAGGAAGTAACCAGGATACCCACTGGCTACCACCTGGAATGGAGCGGGCAATGGGAAAATCAAATTCGGGCCAACCAAACCCTGAAAATCATTATTCCTCTGGTACTTATCATTATTTTCCTGATTCTCTATTTCTCCTTTAAATCCTTAAAAGAAGCTTTACTCAATTTAATAACTATTCCCTTTGCCATGATTGGGGGGGTATTTATTGTGTACTTCTACGGCATTAACTTATCGGTAGCGGTAGCAGTTGGTTTTATTGCTCTGTTTGGTTTAGCCGTAGAAACGGCCATGGTGATGGTAGTTTACCTCAACGAGGCCATGAACCAGTTAGTAGCAGAAAAAGGCAATTCCAGTCAAACCATTACCAAGCAGGACATTCGGGAATATGTTTTTAGAGGAGCAGCCAAACGCTTGCGACCCAAAATAATGACGGTTTCAGTTTCTTTGTTTGGTTTAATTCCGGTGTTGTGGGCTACGGGAGTTGGTACAGATGTAATGTTGCCTATTGTGTTGCCCTTGATTGGTGGTGTATTTACTTCTTCTATCCATATTTTGCTGGTTACGCCGGTGGTTTTTGAAATGACAAAAGAGTACGAACTCAGAAAACACGGCAAAATTGAAATTTACGATGTTAAACATTAA
- a CDS encoding TolC family protein — protein MLNINYIKHLVSVFLLLAVLPLQAQNRVLNLDSVLLYIHHNNQMLQEHDLQTQALKKYAEGAKSWMPPMVGAGVFMYPYPGQRIMEDRDKGMIMAAAQQEIPNPAKLKAKEKYMQSQAEVEDAGHEVMYNQFRTQAKTAYYQWVVLEKKKSVLRENQRIMEFMLKLAKVRYPYNQSSLGSIYKAEGRLHEVENMQLMNESEIEMRNIQLNILMNLPKETRFTIDTVVNTPDVTMSLDTAYFSSARSDVRQLDKKIESMRLNLRLENIMRKPDFNVRFENMLPRDRMMPQVFTAMGMVSIPIAPWSNRMFKANSKAMSLEIKAMQIGRENLLKEAQGMAANMALELKTKKTQVQNYQTKIIPALRRNYETTLLSYEQNTGQLPLVIDAWEALNMAQMEYLNNLEQLYLIGVNYEKELEK, from the coding sequence ATGTTAAACATTAATTATATAAAACACCTGGTAAGCGTGTTTTTATTACTGGCTGTTTTACCTCTACAAGCGCAGAACCGGGTATTGAACCTGGATAGTGTACTACTCTATATTCATCATAATAATCAAATGTTGCAGGAACACGACTTGCAAACCCAAGCCCTAAAAAAATATGCTGAAGGAGCCAAAAGCTGGATGCCGCCCATGGTAGGAGCCGGAGTGTTTATGTATCCTTATCCGGGGCAAAGGATTATGGAAGACCGGGATAAAGGTATGATTATGGCCGCGGCCCAGCAGGAAATTCCTAATCCGGCGAAACTGAAAGCTAAAGAAAAATACATGCAATCGCAGGCAGAAGTTGAAGATGCTGGTCATGAAGTAATGTACAATCAGTTTCGGACCCAGGCTAAAACTGCTTATTACCAATGGGTAGTTTTAGAGAAAAAAAAATCTGTCCTCCGCGAAAATCAACGCATAATGGAGTTTATGCTCAAGCTTGCCAAGGTAAGATATCCTTATAACCAAAGCAGCTTAGGCAGTATTTACAAAGCCGAAGGAAGATTGCACGAGGTGGAAAACATGCAGCTGATGAATGAAAGTGAGATTGAAATGAGGAACATCCAGTTGAACATTCTGATGAACCTGCCCAAAGAAACCCGTTTTACAATAGATACGGTGGTAAATACCCCAGATGTTACTATGTCTTTGGATACTGCTTATTTCAGCTCGGCCCGGAGCGATGTACGGCAGTTAGATAAAAAAATTGAATCGATGCGGCTGAACCTGCGCCTCGAAAATATAATGCGTAAGCCAGATTTTAATGTCCGGTTTGAAAACATGCTGCCCCGCGACCGGATGATGCCGCAGGTATTTACCGCTATGGGTATGGTATCTATCCCGATTGCGCCGTGGTCGAACCGAATGTTTAAAGCCAATTCCAAGGCCATGAGCCTGGAAATAAAAGCCATGCAAATTGGTCGGGAAAACCTGCTAAAAGAGGCCCAAGGTATGGCAGCCAATATGGCTTTGGAGTTAAAAACAAAGAAGACGCAGGTTCAAAATTACCAAACCAAAATTATTCCGGCTCTAAGGCGAAATTACGAAACCACTTTACTTAGCTACGAGCAAAATACCGGACAATTACCCTTAGTTATTGATGCCTGGGAAGCTCTGAACATGGCCCAAATGGAATACCTGAATAACCTGGAACAACTCTACTTGATTGGAGTCAATTATGAGAAAGAACTTGAAAAATAA
- a CDS encoding efflux RND transporter periplasmic adaptor subunit codes for MRKNLKNNLLKTFANPWSPLEEVGGRLFLFKIPIVIISLLLAITTTACRKNHNHAAENATEVQYTCPMHPQIVRDQPGDCPVCGMTLVAKQTANTPAVTTTSDLNYLLQPVNQTIVADLKTIRPVQKQVQNEIIMSGIVTYDTRQQFIIPARFSGRLEKLYVQFNYQPVRKGQKLFDIYSPELVTAQKELLYLLQNDPTNTALINGARQKLKFLGATEAQLNVLAENGKESYIFSVYSPYTGYVLDPAVTAAPSVVPASSIATAGGDNMATMGNSGNTGSSAGASTPTPTTSNGFAIREGMYVTTGQALLKVVDASQVWAQFKVPSHQTNPLLPGTTISIYFNQIPGDSVRTRVSLVEPVYAAGENFAQVRASLPTKNKSTQIGQLITGKATYNTGVALWVPKEAVLDIGTQAVAFQKSNNVFKPVLVQVGQRANSQVEIVSGLTAKDVVAANAQFLVDSESFIKVEDNMQ; via the coding sequence ATGAGAAAGAACTTGAAAAATAATTTATTAAAAACTTTTGCGAATCCATGGTCTCCTTTAGAGGAGGTAGGGGGAAGATTATTTTTATTCAAAATTCCAATTGTTATCATTTCTCTACTACTAGCCATTACCACTACTGCTTGCCGCAAAAACCATAACCATGCTGCTGAAAATGCCACTGAGGTGCAATATACCTGCCCCATGCACCCGCAGATTGTGCGCGACCAGCCCGGTGATTGCCCGGTTTGCGGCATGACCTTGGTAGCTAAACAAACTGCGAATACGCCTGCCGTAACCACTACATCCGACTTAAATTATCTTTTGCAACCAGTGAACCAAACCATTGTGGCTGACTTAAAAACTATTCGGCCGGTACAAAAACAGGTGCAAAATGAAATAATAATGAGTGGAATAGTAACCTATGATACCCGGCAACAATTTATTATTCCAGCTAGGTTTAGCGGACGGCTTGAAAAATTATACGTGCAGTTTAATTACCAGCCGGTACGCAAAGGGCAGAAGTTGTTTGATATTTATAGCCCTGAATTGGTAACGGCGCAAAAAGAATTGCTTTACCTGTTGCAAAATGATCCTACCAATACGGCCTTAATCAACGGTGCCCGACAAAAATTAAAATTTTTAGGTGCTACCGAGGCGCAATTAAATGTTTTAGCCGAAAATGGAAAAGAATCCTATATTTTCTCGGTGTACAGTCCTTATACCGGGTATGTACTCGACCCAGCAGTCACTGCAGCTCCGTCTGTAGTTCCTGCCTCTTCAATCGCAACCGCCGGAGGAGATAACATGGCAACAATGGGTAATTCAGGTAATACGGGTAGTAGTGCTGGGGCGAGTACTCCTACACCAACAACTAGTAATGGATTTGCTATCCGGGAAGGAATGTACGTAACCACCGGGCAGGCATTGCTAAAAGTAGTGGATGCTTCGCAGGTATGGGCGCAATTTAAGGTGCCCAGTCACCAAACTAATCCATTATTACCGGGAACAACTATCTCTATTTATTTTAATCAAATACCCGGCGACTCCGTACGCACCCGAGTTAGCCTGGTAGAACCGGTTTATGCCGCAGGAGAAAATTTTGCCCAAGTCCGCGCTTCACTTCCAACTAAAAATAAATCAACCCAAATTGGTCAATTAATTACCGGAAAAGCTACTTACAACACCGGAGTAGCACTTTGGGTACCAAAAGAAGCCGTTCTGGATATTGGTACGCAAGCTGTAGCTTTTCAAAAATCTAATAATGTTTTTAAACCGGTTCTGGTTCAGGTGGGGCAGCGGGCAAATAGTCAGGTAGAAATAGTATCGGGATTAACGGCCAAAGATGTAGTAGCAGCCAACGCTCAATTTTTAGTGGATAGCGAAAGCTTTATTAAGGTGGAGGATAATATGCAATGA
- a CDS encoding efflux RND transporter periplasmic adaptor subunit, giving the protein MKKKISKFFLLGMVGVFVSCLEKDKHVHHEAENASSQAASNITYTCPMHPQIVESEPGSCPICGMNLEPVTKQVSQDNTTSIMLSDTQIKLGNITARTVQTGQVGSNTILTGRLVFDETQVDLISSRAAGRIEKLYVKETGRPIRKGQPLYELYSESLLTMEQEYLLALDQVKAFPGQKQFVSILEAAERKLQLVGLTNAQINKIANARQLDARITFLAPTSGTVTEIAAAEGIYVAEGSLLYRLNQFSTIWVEAELYTSEANQLKIGTPIEVRIAGTSKPINTKIAFINPEFRQNTQVLIARAELPNPKGQFIAGTQATITLPGATNQALVVPLDAVIRDSRGAYVWLQTAKNTFLPKMVTLGEESANQVAITSGLNANDTVVVTGAYLLHSESVLKNGSDQMAGHNH; this is encoded by the coding sequence ATGAAAAAAAAAATTAGTAAATTTTTCTTGTTAGGAATGGTCGGGGTATTCGTTTCTTGTCTTGAAAAAGACAAACACGTGCACCACGAAGCCGAAAATGCATCTAGCCAAGCAGCTTCCAACATTACTTATACTTGCCCGATGCACCCGCAAATTGTGGAGAGCGAACCCGGTTCCTGCCCCATCTGTGGTATGAATCTGGAACCGGTAACGAAACAGGTTTCTCAGGATAATACAACCAGTATCATGTTGAGTGATACCCAGATTAAGCTGGGTAATATAACGGCACGGACGGTGCAAACAGGTCAGGTGGGGAGTAATACTATTTTAACGGGTCGGTTAGTTTTTGACGAAACCCAGGTAGATTTAATAAGCAGCCGGGCCGCTGGCCGAATTGAAAAGTTATATGTGAAGGAAACTGGCCGGCCAATCCGGAAAGGACAGCCCCTTTACGAATTGTACAGCGAATCCTTGCTCACCATGGAGCAGGAATATTTGCTGGCACTGGATCAGGTAAAAGCTTTTCCGGGGCAAAAGCAGTTTGTTTCGATTCTGGAAGCTGCCGAACGCAAATTGCAGTTGGTAGGCTTAACGAATGCGCAGATAAACAAAATAGCCAATGCCCGCCAATTAGATGCCCGTATTACTTTTCTGGCTCCCACTTCCGGTACGGTAACCGAAATTGCCGCAGCAGAAGGAATTTATGTAGCCGAAGGAAGTTTACTTTACCGCCTTAACCAATTTTCTACAATTTGGGTGGAAGCCGAATTATACACCTCGGAAGCCAACCAGTTAAAAATAGGTACACCTATAGAAGTAAGAATAGCAGGGACTTCTAAACCGATAAATACGAAAATAGCTTTTATCAATCCGGAGTTCCGGCAAAATACTCAGGTATTAATTGCCCGGGCAGAACTGCCCAATCCAAAAGGACAGTTTATTGCCGGCACGCAAGCTACTATTACTCTTCCAGGTGCAACCAATCAGGCTCTTGTTGTGCCATTAGATGCTGTTATTCGCGATTCCCGCGGAGCCTATGTGTGGCTACAAACTGCCAAAAATACTTTTTTGCCAAAAATGGTTACTCTGGGAGAGGAAAGTGCTAACCAGGTAGCTATAACTAGTGGGTTGAATGCCAACGATACTGTGGTTGTAACCGGAGCTTACCTGCTTCACAGCGAATCTGTTTTAAAAAATGGATCCGACCAGATGGCTGGTCACAATCATTAA
- a CDS encoding carboxypeptidase-like regulatory domain-containing protein has product MKHTLNSISNRKESILSKLIYLFCLTFLAALNACNSSNSGTKNIQVGEGDLGGVVTGPNGPEAGVWIIAETHDLPTRFAKIVVTDDKGRYVLPDLPKANYSVWVRGYGLVDSPKKQVKPGQNLDLTAVVAPTPQAAAEYYPAGYWFSMLHVPEKSKFPGTGPDGNGILSNVKTQANFLSSIKSGTCLACHQLGSKGTREFQKSLGTFNNSVDAWERRLRSGQAGPIMTSALHQIGKDEVLRMFADWTDRIKAGELPPAPPRPEGIERNVVITQWDWADPKVYLHDLVSTDRRNPTVNANGPLYGALEASADYLPVLDPITHTTSQIPLTVRDPNTPVISGEVLEPSPYWGTEAIWNSKTNVHNPMMDGEGNVWITAAVRPTDNLDNFKDHPSAKLFPLKRSGRHLGVYNPKTKKYTPISTNFSTHHLMFAEDNKNTLWTSGGGEVIGWFDTKKYQETGDEKVAQGWTALILDTNGNGKRDAYVEPDQPVDPKKDKRITKGLYSVAPAPDGSVWGSTLGYPGGIVRLVPGTNPSETALVEYYELPIDDKGEPVEGFSPRGMDIDRNGVAWVALASGHLASFDRRKVKNPLNGPNATGQHGGDGWTFYTEPLPQLKGVNYKGSAESSYYTWVDQFNTFGLGENIPINTGNESEALLVLKDGKWVKLRVPYPMGFYTKWLDGRIDDPKGGWKGRGLWATISTRAPFHMEGGKGTTSKVFKFQMRPDPLAR; this is encoded by the coding sequence ATGAAACACACCTTAAATAGTATCAGTAACAGGAAAGAATCTATTTTAAGTAAGCTTATTTACCTCTTTTGCCTTACTTTTTTAGCGGCATTAAACGCTTGTAACTCCAGTAATTCTGGTACGAAAAACATTCAAGTGGGGGAGGGCGATCTGGGTGGAGTAGTTACCGGCCCTAATGGTCCGGAAGCCGGAGTATGGATAATTGCCGAAACGCATGATTTGCCTACCCGATTTGCCAAAATTGTTGTGACTGACGACAAAGGCCGTTATGTACTACCTGATCTGCCCAAAGCTAACTACTCGGTTTGGGTACGGGGTTATGGGCTGGTTGATTCTCCTAAAAAGCAAGTTAAACCCGGGCAAAATCTGGACTTAACGGCGGTAGTAGCACCCACTCCGCAAGCTGCCGCTGAATATTACCCGGCTGGTTATTGGTTTTCTATGTTACATGTGCCCGAAAAAAGTAAATTTCCGGGGACCGGTCCCGATGGTAACGGCATTTTATCGAATGTTAAAACCCAGGCCAACTTTCTGTCTAGCATTAAATCAGGAACTTGTCTCGCTTGTCATCAATTAGGCAGTAAGGGCACCCGGGAATTTCAGAAATCCTTAGGTACTTTTAATAATTCGGTAGATGCGTGGGAGCGCCGTTTGCGTTCGGGGCAGGCTGGACCTATTATGACTTCGGCCTTGCACCAAATCGGAAAAGATGAAGTACTCCGTATGTTTGCCGACTGGACCGACCGGATTAAAGCGGGTGAATTGCCCCCGGCTCCACCCCGGCCAGAAGGAATTGAACGGAATGTAGTGATTACCCAATGGGACTGGGCTGATCCAAAGGTTTATCTGCACGATTTGGTTTCTACGGATAGAAGGAACCCCACTGTAAACGCGAACGGACCTTTGTATGGTGCCCTGGAAGCAAGTGCCGATTACCTACCGGTACTGGACCCCATAACTCATACTACCAGCCAAATACCGCTTACTGTACGGGACCCGAATACTCCCGTTATTTCCGGAGAAGTACTCGAACCTTCGCCTTACTGGGGTACGGAGGCCATCTGGAACAGCAAAACTAACGTGCATAATCCCATGATGGATGGGGAGGGCAATGTTTGGATTACTGCCGCCGTACGGCCCACCGATAATCTCGATAACTTTAAAGATCATCCCTCGGCCAAGCTTTTTCCGCTGAAAAGGTCCGGTCGCCATTTAGGTGTATATAATCCGAAAACCAAAAAATATACTCCAATCAGTACCAATTTTAGTACTCACCATTTAATGTTTGCGGAGGATAATAAAAATACGCTTTGGACCAGCGGCGGGGGAGAAGTTATTGGGTGGTTTGATACAAAAAAATACCAGGAAACCGGTGATGAAAAAGTAGCTCAGGGATGGACGGCTCTTATTCTGGATACCAATGGCAACGGCAAGCGCGATGCGTATGTGGAACCAGACCAACCGGTAGATCCCAAAAAAGACAAACGGATTACTAAAGGTCTTTACTCGGTAGCTCCAGCTCCGGATGGTTCGGTTTGGGGATCAACGTTGGGTTATCCGGGCGGAATAGTACGGTTAGTTCCGGGTACCAATCCATCTGAAACAGCTTTGGTAGAATACTACGAATTACCCATAGATGACAAAGGGGAACCCGTTGAAGGCTTCTCTCCTAGGGGGATGGACATTGACCGGAACGGCGTAGCTTGGGTGGCATTAGCCAGCGGACATTTGGCCAGCTTTGATCGGCGTAAAGTTAAAAATCCGCTCAATGGTCCTAATGCCACCGGCCAGCACGGTGGTGATGGCTGGACATTTTACACCGAACCTTTGCCGCAACTAAAAGGCGTAAATTACAAAGGAAGCGCTGAATCCAGTTATTATACCTGGGTAGACCAGTTTAATACGTTTGGCTTGGGCGAGAATATTCCCATTAATACCGGCAATGAATCCGAAGCTTTGTTGGTGCTTAAAGATGGGAAATGGGTGAAACTACGGGTTCCTTACCCAATGGGCTTTTACACTAAATGGCTGGATGGTCGGATTGATGATCCGAAAGGCGGTTGGAAGGGCAGAGGACTCTGGGCTACCATTAGCACCCGGGCTCCTTTCCATATGGAAGGCGGCAAAGGTACTACCAGCAAAGTATTTAAATTCCAAATGCGTCCGGACCCTTTAGCCAGGTAA